A DNA window from Melanotaenia boesemani isolate fMelBoe1 chromosome 6, fMelBoe1.pri, whole genome shotgun sequence contains the following coding sequences:
- the LOC121642086 gene encoding nuclear receptor coactivator 7-like, which yields MGVAYSVGEAEHLFTLFVEWSPEINTKVKETRSQPRYLVREKHQKRYLIVDKGVALINKLLSKPVRKTKTDENLEIVTVKGSKRRLSLCSSVESEPEEQEYQEVNDVLPVLSSQSQLLDDHHLQRLAGHMPARTQGYPWHLVYSTAIHGSSLKTLYRNMSGLDSPVLLVIKDMHKKVFGAFSSDPFRVSKYCYGTGETFLFSFNPDLQLYRWSGDNSYFVSGNLQSLEFGGGGDGFGLWLDADLYHGASFSCPTFHNAPLSTHEDFIVHDVEVWTVQK from the exons ATGGGAGTTGCCTACAGTGTTGGAGA GGCTGAACACCTCTTCACCCTCTTTGTGGAATGGTCACCAGAAATCAACACTAAAGTCAAAGAGACACGTAGCCAGCCTCGCTACCTCGTCAGAGAGAAACATCAGAAAAGATATCTGATAGTGGACAAAGGTGTCGCTCTGATCAACAAGCTGCTCAGCAAACCAGTCAGAAAGACTAAAACTGATGAAAACTTGGAG ATTGTCACAGTGAAGGGCTCCAAGCGTCGCCTTAGTCTGTGCAGCTCAGTGGAGTCTGAACCAGAGGAGCAGGAGTACCAGGAGGTCAATGATGTTCTCCCTGTCCTGAGCAGCCAGAGCCAGCTGTTAGATGATCACCACCTACAGAGA cTTGCTGGTCACATGCCAGCAAGGACCCAGGGCTATCCGTGGCATCTGGTCTACAGCACAGCCATCCATGGGAGCAGCTTGAAGACACTCTACAGGAATATGTCTGGTCTGGACAGTCCTGTGCTGCTGGTCATCAAAGACATGCACAAAAAG GTGTTTGGAGCTTTTTCATCTGATCCATTCAGAGTCAGTAAATACTGCTACGGCACTGGAGAGACCTTCCTCTTCAGCTTCAACCCCGACCTCCAG CTTTACAGGTGGAGTGGGGACAACTCCTACTTTGTGAGCGGCAACCTACAGTCTCTGGAGTTTGGTGGAGGAGG GGACGGCTTTGGCCTGTGGCTGGATGCTGATTTGTATCATGGTGCAAGCTTTTCCTGCCCTACCTTTCACAACGCACCTCTTTCTACACATGAAGATTTTATCGTGCACGACGTTGAAGTCTGGACTGTgcagaaatga
- the LOC121642087 gene encoding nuclear receptor coactivator 7-like, translating to MWYSRVQNLTEKSAAMKLMRADTMVLYFASGCLEPYVEIITVKDSKRRLSLCSSVESEPEEQEYQEVDDVLPVLSSQSQLLDDHHLQRLAGHMPPRTQGYPWHLVYSTAIHGSSLKTLYRNMSGLDSPVLLVIKDMHKKVFGAFSSDPFRVSKYCYGTGETFLFSFNPDLQLYRWSGDNSYFVSGNLQSLEFGGGGDGFGLWLDADLYHGASFSCPTFHNAPLSTHEDFIVQDVEVWTVQN from the exons ATGTGGTACAGCAGAGTGCAGAACCTGACAGAGAAATCAGCAGCTATGAAGCTAATGCGAGCAGATACTATGGTGCTTTATTTTGCCAGTGGTTGTTTGGAGCCTTATGTTGAG ATTATCACAGTGAAGGACTCCAAGCGTCGCCTCAGTCTGTGCAGCTCAGTGGAGTCTGAACCAGAGGAGCAGGAGTACCAGGAAGTTGATGATGTTCTCCCTGTCCTGAGCAGCCAGAGCCAGCTGTTAGATGATCACCACCTACAGAGA CTTGCTGGTCACATGCCACCAAGGACCCAGGGCTATCCGTGGCATCTGGTCTACAGCACAGCCATCCATGGGAGCAGCCTGAAGACACTCTACAGGAATATGTCTGGTCTGGACAGTCCTGTGCTGCTGGTCATCAAAGACATGCACAAAAAG GTGTTTGGAGCTTTTTCATCTGATCCATTCAGAGTCAGTAAATACTGCTACGGCACTGGAGAGACCTTCCTCTTCAGCTTCAACCCCGACCTCCAG CTTTACAGGTGGAGTGGGGACAACTCCTACTTTGTGAGCGGCAACCTACAGTCTCTGGAGTTTGGTGGAGGAGG AGATGGCTTTGGCCTGTGGCTGGATGCTGATCTGTATCATGGTGCAAGCTTTTCCTGCCCTACCTTTCACAACGCACCTCTTTCTACACATGAAGATTTTATCGTGCAAGACGTTGAAGTCTGGACTGTGCAGAATTGA
- the cmtm8b gene encoding CKLF-like MARVEL transmembrane domain-containing protein 8b: protein MERPAVGTPCRAPSLPPYNTSTSTLAFDQHFTTTTKGILLLAEIVFGMLVWILVGGTDYFHLSALCWVMFVSVLCWILTVCLFIIYLTGAQNKIPQIPWITLSLCFDCSAAALYLVTAVVEALTANQAIRGRHSYNCWAASAFFAFLTTVCYAGSSYLSYRVWRTTKEEQ, encoded by the exons ATGGAAAGACCGGCGGTGGGGACGCCCTGCAGGGCTCCTTCATTACCACCATACAACACCTCAACCTCCACCTTGGCCTTTGATCAGCATTTCACCACTACTACCAAAGGAATTCTCCTCCTGGCTGAGATA gtttTTGGTATGTTGGTGTGGATTCTGGTTGGGGGTACAGattattttcatctgtctgctctTTGCTGGgtgatgtttgtttctgtcttgtgTTGGATTCTGACTGTATGTCTGTTCATCATTTACCTCACTGGAGCCCAAAACAAGATACCACAAATTCCCTGGATTACActg TCGTTGTGCTTTGACTGCAGTGCTGCTGCTTTGTATCTGGTGACTGCCGTGGTCGAGGCGCTCACGGCCAATCAGGCCATTAGAGGGCGACACAGCTACAACTGTTGGGCAGCATCAGCA TTCTTTGCATTTCTGACCACAGTGTGCTACGCAGGCAGCAGTTATCTGAGCTACCGTGTCTGGAGAACCACAAAGGAAGAGCAGTAG